Genomic window (Dolosigranulum savutiense):
TAAGTAAATTATGATTAATCAGACATCTATAGAAAAAGGAGCATTCAAATGAAAACAATTAATCGCATATTTATTAATGGACAATTCCAAGAAGCAAGTGGTGAAGCTTATCAAGAAGTCACCAACTCCGCAACTGAAGAAGTGATCGCTAAGGTACGGAATGCCTCTGAGGCTGATGTTAACCTTGCCGTACAAGCAGCCAAAGATGCTTTCACGCATTGGAAGGAAACAACACCAGAAGAGCGAAAAGCGTATGTCCAAAAAATATTGGATGGCATTAAAGCACGAAAAGAAGAAATCGACCAAACAATTATCCAAGAATTAGGGTCATCTGCCGATTATACTGAAAATGCACAATCTCAAATCTCAATCAATGAGATGAAAGCCACCTTAGACGCCTATGATGACTTTAAGTTCGAAGAAGATGTAGATAATGCCAAAGTGGTTAAAGAAGGATCCGGTGTTGTTGCTTGTATTACACCGTGGAATTACCCACTGAACCAAATCCAACGTAAAGTAACCCCGGCCTTGCTTGCTGGTAACACAGTTGTTGTTAAACCCGCTAGCGAAACACCATTAACTGCCTATATCTATGCAGAAATTATTGAAGCAGCTGGCTTACCAGATGGCGTCTTCAACTTAGTCACTGGACCAGGCAGTACAATTGGGAATTACTTGGCTTCCCATGAAGATATTTCTATTATCTCTTTCACCGGTTCTACAGCAGTTGGAAAAGGATTGTACGAAATCGCCAGCGATCATGTAAAACGCCTGGTGCTGGAACTTGGTGGTAAGTCACCGCTAATTTATCTCGATGGGGGCGACCTAGAAGCAGCTGTCAAACAATCAGCTAATACAGTTATCGACAACCAAGGTCAAACTTGCTCTGCTCTATCTCGCTTACTTGTACCAAAACATCGCTTAGACGATACGAAAAAAATCTTAGAAGCACATTATGCTACGCTAAAGGTCGGTGATCCAGCAAATCGCGATAATCGCGTCGGTCCAATGGTATCACAAGAGCAATATGAAACCGTCTTAGACTATATTAAGATTGGCCAAGATGAAGGTGCCGAACTCTTTATTGGCGGAAAAGCGTTAGATGGTACGGGATTATTTATTGAACCAACTGTCTTTATTAACGTGGATAACCAAATGCAAATTGCCCAAGAGGAAATTTTTGGTCCCGTCTTAGTCGTCATTACGTATGAGACGGTTGAGGAAGCTATTGAGCTCGCTAATGATATCAAATATGGCTTAAACGGGGCAGTTGTTGGACCTGATGAGCAAGCTCGCAAAGTAGCGCGACAAATTCAAGCAGGTAATGTCTATGTCAATGGCGGTGACCGCACATCCAAAGCACCATTTGGCGGTTATAAGCAATCTGGAATTGGACGTGAGAATGGGATTTACGCCATCGAAGATTATGTTGAATTGAAAAGTATTTTTCTATAATAACTCGCCCAAAATAACAAAATAATCTGAATAAACAAAATATATCAAAAAAGCCAACACCCTTGATGAGTTGAATCATCGAGGGTGTTGGCTTTTTACTTTTTAAACGATTGACTTATGACTTAATCTTTAAATGCATCTTTGAATTTTGAGAAGAATGATTGATCTGATTGTTCATTGATACTATCGTAATCGCTCACTTCAGCAAATTCACGTAATAATTCTGATTGTTGCTTGTTTAATTTTTCAGGAACAATAACTTTCACCATAATATGCTGATCACCATTATCTTTACGGCGAAGTCTCGGCGCACCTTTTCCTTTCAAACGGAAAGTTGTATTCGGCTGGGTACCTGCTGGAATTTTGAATTTTACTTTACCATGAACGGTTGGGACTTTCACTTCATCACCGAGTGTTGCTTGGACAATATTAATCGGTAATTCATAATAAATCTCGCTGCCATTACGCTCAAAGATATCTGATGGTTTCACCCGGAAGACAACATATAAGTCTCCGTATGGCCCACCATTCTTACCAGCATTTCCTTGACCCTGCAGTCGTAGTTGATTCCCATCCTCAACACCAGCTGGAACATTGACTTTCACAGTATGACGTTCTTTCTTCTTCCCTTTACCGTGACATTCAGCACATTTTTCTTTAATTTCCTGCCCTGTTCCATTACAGTTCGGACAAGCTTGTTGTGTCTGTACACGGCCAAATGGAGTGTTCTGCTCACCGATCACTTGACCACTCCCACCACAGCGTGAGCACTGTTCTGGACTAGTCCCTGGCTTCGCACCACTTCCGTCACAGTTCCCACATTCTTCCTGACGCGTGTATTTAATTTTAGTTTCTTTCCCGAAGATAGCTTCATCGAATTCTAGATCCATGACATACTGTAAGTCTTGACCTTGTTGGGGTGCATTCGGATTACGACGAGATCCACCGCGCGACCCACCAAAGAATTGATCAAAAATATCTTCGAAGCCACCGAAGCTACCGCCTCCGCCTTGGCCACCAAAACCGCCAAAGCCACCTCCATTAAAGTTTGGATCGGTAGAAGCATGACCATATTTATCGTAAGCAGCCCGTTTCTGATCATCACTTAACGTTTCATAGGCTTCCGTAATTTGTTTGAATTTTTTTTCAGCTTCTGGTGCATCATTAATATCGGGGTGATATTTTTTGGATAGCTTACGGTAAGCTTTTTTTATGTCTCTGTCACTGGCATCTTTGGACACACCCAGTACATCATAAAAGTCTTCTTTTTGTGCCATATTATTCCTCCCATCAATCATAGAAAAAGCCAAAAGCACAAGGCTTTGGCTCTTTCTATTCTTCTTTATTAGCGATTAATTATTAGGTGATGATTATTCGTCATCATCCACTTCTTCAAAGTCCGCATCAACAACATCATTGCTGTCTGCTCCATCAGCTTCTCCTGCTTGTTGCGCTGCTTGCTGAGCTTGTTGTGCTTGTTCGTATAATTTCATGGTTAACTCTTGGACAATTTCGCTCAGTGCATCTTTTTTCGCTTTAATAGCATCAAGGTCATCGTTTTCAAGTGCTTCTTTTAATTCTTCTTTAGCGTCTTTAGCTTTTTGTGCTTCAGCTTCATCGACTTTACCTTCTAAGTCATCTAAGGTTTTGTCAACTTGGAAAACAAGCTGGTCTGCTTCATTGCGGAGTTCTACTTCTTCACGGCGTTTTTTGTCCGCTTCTGCATTTTCTTCCGCATCTTTTACCATACGATCGATTTCGTCATCGCTTAGACCAGAAGATGATTTAATGGTAATATTTTGCTCTTTACCTGTTCCTTGATCTTTTGCAGATACAGTGACGATACCATTCTTATCAATATCGAATGAGACTTCGATTTGTGGAATACCACGTGGCGCAGGTGGAATATCAGTTAACTGGAAGCGACCAAGTGTCTTGTTATCTTTCGCCATAGAACGCTCACCTTGCAAGACATGAATATCAACGGCCGGCTGGTTGTCAGCAGCAGTTGAGAAGACTTGTGATTTGCTGGTTGGGATAGTTGTGTTACGTTCGATTAAGGTTGTAAACACGCCACCCATTGTCTCGATTCCGAGTGATAATGGTGTTACGTCAAGTAGAACAACATCCTTCACATCACCTGAGATGACTCCCCCTTGAATAGCTGCTCCTAAAGCAACGACTTCATCTGGGTTAACAGAACGGTTAGGCTCTTTACCTGTTTCTTTCTTCACGGCTTCAACAACAGCTGGAATACGAGTTGATCCACCAACTAGAACGACTTGATCGATATCAGATTGAGATAATCCAGCATCTTTCAATGCTTGACGAACTGGTTTTTTCGTACGGTCTACCAGATCAACTGTTAATTCATCAAATTTAGCGCGTGTTAAGGTAGTCTCTAAGTGAAGAGGACCATCTTCACCTGCCGTAATGAATGGCAAGCTAATTTGAGTAGAAGACACACTTGATAATTCTTTTTTCGCTTTTTCAGCTGCATCTTTCAAGCGTTGAACAACTTTTTTGTCTTTAGATAAATCGATGCCATTTTCTTGTTTGAATTCTTTCACTAAGTGGTCGATAACTTTTTGGTCGAAGTCGTCTCCACCAAGTTCGTTGTCTCCAGAAGTTGAAAGTACTTCAAAAACCCCGTCACCTAATTCAAGGATAGAGACATCGAAAGTTCCTCCACCTAAGTCAAAGACTAAAATATTTTCTTCCGCATCTTCTTTATCTAATCCATATGCTAGTGACGCAGCAGTTGGCTCGTTGACAATACGCTCAACTTCAAGTCCAGCAATCTTCCCTGCATCTTTTGTTGCTTGACGTTGTGAATCATTGAAGTATGCGGGAACAGTAATAACTGCTTTAGTGACTTCATCACCCAAGTAGTCTTCTGCATAGGTTTTTAAGTGTTGTAAGATGTATGCTGAAATCTCTTGTGGCGTGTATTCTTTGCCTTCTGCTTCTACTTTTTTATCTGTCCCAATCAATCGTTTAATTGATAAGATTGTATTTTCATTCGTAATAGCTGAACGCTTCGCTGCTTCACCCACTTGAATTTCGCCATCTTTAAAGCTAACAACAGAAGGTGTTGTACGGTTTCCTTCTTTGTTAGGAATAATGGTAGGTTCGCCACCTTCAAGAACAGCTACTGCCGAGTTCGTTGTACCTAAGTCAATACCAATAATTTTACTCATTTAATATCACCTTACTTTTTTAGATTTTTTATTCGAAACTTTTGATCTTTATATTACTTTTTATCTTTATATTTTTTAATTGCTGAATAATTATTCTGCAACAACAACTTTAGCTGCACGCAATACACGGTCGTGAAGTGTGTATCCTTTCTCTAAGACTTCGATCACTTCGCCACTCTCTTGACCTTCAGAAGCAGGAATTTGTGCCACTGCTTCATGCACAGCCGAATCAAACGGCTTGCCGAGCGCCTCGACTTGTTCGATATTATTTTGCTTTAAGGCGGCTTGCAAGCTATCGAGCACCATTTGAACACCTTTTTTGAAATTCTCAGCAGATGTCGTGTCCACTTCTGTTTGCAATGCTCGCTCTAAGTTGTCAATTGCTGGAATAATATCCTTCGCTAATGCTTGCGAACGAAACTTCAACGTTGCCTCTTTATCTCGTTGATGGCGACGTTGGATATTTTGCATTTCTGCTTGCGTTCGAATCAAGCGATCAGATAATGCCTCATAATCTGCTTGTAATTGTACTAATTCAGATTGTTCTGACGACTCCTCGAAGGCTTCCTCTGCTGACTCATTCACTTGTGCTTCAGCTTCTTCTGCCTTCACTGGCTCATCAGATTTATCTTGAGTTGTTGCTTCTTTTTTTAGTTCTTCACTCAAGAAAATCCCTCATTTCTATTGAAAGTAATAGTTCAACACCGCTTGAGAAAGTTCGTTCCGGACAGCATTCATCAGTCCGAATGTCTTGGAATAAGCCATATTAGTCGGTCCAAGCAGTGCAATTCTTCCTTGACCGAACTGGCCCACATGATAAGTGGCCGTAATGAGACTTAAGTTATTAAACAAATCGTTATCTAACTCAGCTCCCATCTTCACTTCAATATCTTGCGACAATGGGCGAAGATAATGGCTTAACTTGGCTTCTTGATTATCCAACAAATTGAACAGATTCTTCATCTGTTCCCGATTTAGCTCTTCCATAAAGTCCAACAAATTGGTCTTACCCGATACATAAATCTGATTTTGTTGAATAGTATGCAAGCGCTGCTCGACTTGTTGTAAAATTTGTTGCGCTGGTGCAATGTGTTGTTTTACCAATAAAGGTATGTCAGTTTGAAGCTTATGAATGACAGTCGGTAAGTCTACACCCACTAATTGATCGTTGAATAGTTGATTTAACTGCTGCAGATGAACTAAATCCATCTCATCACCCAAATGAAAGATCATACTCTCCATCGACTGATGCGTTGTCTGCAAGATCAACATCACTTGGTGCTTACTGACCGGAATCATTCGAAACTCGCTCAACTGACTACCAGTTCGATTGGGTTCCAAGACAATGGCTGTATAATTCGTCAGCTCAGACAATATGCGAGCTGACTGCTTCACTAACTCATTCAGTTGACTCGCTTGCTGATCTAAAGCTTGATTAATCCGTCTCAGATGTTCATCTGATATTTTTTCTGGTGTCATCAAGTAATCTAGATAGAAGCGATAACCTTTTAAGGAAGGAATTCTTCCCGATGATAAGTGTGTTTTTTGAATGTAGCCTTCTTTTTCTAACACACTCATCTCATTGCGAACCGTTGCAGAACTTGCATTGATATCTGTCTGATCCACAATCGTCTTGGAGCCAACTGCTTCTCCCTCAAGCGTAAAATATTGAATAATAAACTCTAAAATCAATAATTGTCTGGCTGTTAGCATGGTTATCATCCTCAAACAACACGTTTCATTTATTCTTTTGAGAAGAATTAGCACTCACAACGAGTGACTGCTAACTCCATAAATAAGTGTAACAATTTCTGCTCATTATGTCAATACTTACGTTTGATTAATTTTGACTAATACCAAAAAATCAGCCCTAAGACCGATAAAAACTAACTTTCAGCTTATATCTAGTGTGCTTAGACCTGATTTTAATGCTTGTTCGACCAGCTTACATCATCATCGTCTTATCAATCTCACCTAAGATTTCTAAGGATTCTTCTTTGTCTCGATCAAGCTGAGCAATTAACTCATCCACTTCATCAAACTTGATTTCCTCACGTAAGTATTTAATCCACTTGATCTTGACATCTTCGCCATAAATTTCTTGATCAAAGTTGAAAATATTCACTTCCAAAGAATAATTATTGCGGAAGCCAAATGTCACATTATATCCAATCGATGCCATACCACCGTACCACTTGCCACCAACATGAAATAAGACCGCATAGATGCCGTTCTTCGGAATAAAAATATCGGGATGCGAGGCAATATTAGCAGTGGGATAACCCATCTCACGGCCACGCGCATCGCCATGCACGACATAACCTGACGTCTGATAATAATAACCTAATAATCTATTCGCTTCTGTCACTTCTCCTTCAGAAATCAACTGACGAATTCGCGTGGAGCTAATTTTTTCCCCTTGTTGGACTTTTTTCTGGACAACAACCACTTCGAATTCTCCGTCAGCATACTCTGGCAACCGTTCCATATTCGCAATTTCAGCTGGTCCATATGTATAATCAAACCCAGCTACCACATACTGTACGTTCCAGTCCATCATATATTGCTTTACAAATTCTTCGGGAGAGAGGGCTCCTAACTTCGATGTAAATCCTACTTCATAGAGAATATCGACCCCAAGAGACCGCATCAATTCTTCCTTACGCTCATCAATGGTCAAATAGGCATGTTTAATCGGATCATACTTATCATAAACAAGCGATGGATGCCGGTTAAAGGTCATCACAACAGCCTTCAAGTTATGCTTTGTCGCTAATTTAACACCTTGTTCAATGACGGATTGATGCCCACTATGTACGCCATCAAAGAAGCCTAAAATTAATACAATATCTTCATCATGAATCATCTCGGGATTATACGGATGATTTATTTTTTTTACTTCCACTCTTTACACCTACACTTCTGTTCGTAAGACTTTTTTCGGTTTTATATAGCCTGTTTTGGCCGGATGCTCTTCGTAAATCGCTACTGCTTGATCTCGGTAATAACAGACGACTGGATACGACTGAACGGACCATTCTGACTGTCTAAAAACAGCGCCATGTTGCACTTGAGACCACTGTTGATCGGTTAAATGCATTGTTTCTAAATGAGAGAGACCTGTCTCTAACGGTTGGATTACTTGATCTAACTGAGAAGCCGCTTGTAATTCAGCAACTTCTGCCAATGTTACCGCAGCTTCTGCCTGAAAACCCGCACTTAATGTTCGCGTTAATTGAGACATATGGCTTGGATACCCTAATTGTTCACCTAAATCCACGGCTAAAGTTCTTACATACGTCCCCTTACCACAATGTACTTCAAAAGAAAAGCGCGCCACCTGATTCTCATAAGCAACCGGTGAAGTTCGCTTGAAGCTATGTATCGTAGCTTGACGAACTGGACGCTCAACTTCAATCCCTTCGCGAGCATATTCATACAATCGTTTCCCCTTCACTTTCACTGCTGAATACATCGGGGGAACTTGTTGAATCTGTCCAATAAAAGTAGCTAACGCCTGATCAATTGCTGCTTCATCTAATTCACCCGGCGAAATGGTTACCTGTTCTACGACCTCTCCGCTCGCATCTTCTGTTGTTGTCGCTATTCCTAGCGTCACTTCTCCTATGTAGCGTTTATCAGAATCCACCATAAACTCTAATACTTTTGTTCCTTTTCCGATCGCAACCGGCAATACACCATCCACATCAGGATCTAATGTACCTGCATGGCCAATTTTTTTAATACGCAACAACTTGCGCAACTTAAAAACAACATCATGACTGGTCATGCCTTTTTCTTTCCATAAAGGTAATAATCCGTCCACAATACGCCTCCTCAACTAGAATCCACCATTGATTATAACACACCTGTTATTATATCTCTAATCTATTTCGACATATCACCTATCTCTCACCTAAAAAAACCAAACATCATACTGTTTGGTTTCTTTTGAATTTATTTTTTTACATGATAATTATTCAGTTGCTGTATATATTCCATTGTTTGATGGATCATCTCTGAATCAGCTTGAATATATAATATATCGTTGGCTTGTAGGACGGTTGATGTGCGTGGGATGAATTCCTTCATATGGCGTGAAATCTTGACAATCTGGCTTCCCGTCGGCATATCCAGTTCATCTGTAGCCTGTTGATCTAACGCACTATTCCGATTAACCACTACCTCGAATGACTCAATCGCCCCGACTAACGCAGATGGCATTTGACTAATTTTTTTCAATAAGGTCATGCGATAAAATGAATCTGAATTAAGAATCTCTAAGACTGTATACGTACATAACCCTACAACAGCAAGTGGCATCAAGTGTGTAATAGAACCTGTTAATTCCATCATCAAGAACACGGCTGTTAAAGGAGCCTTCGTGAATGATGTTAAAAAACCACCCATCGCATACACCACAAATGACTTCAAGAAAACCTCCTCTACATAACCTTGACTAATCAGCACCGTCCCAAAAGCACCGCCCAACAAGGCCCCTAACGCTAACACAGGAGTAAAGCCACCCCCAGGAACTCCCGTATCATAAGAAGCATGCATCAAAATAAACCGCGCCAATGCGAGAGCCAACAATATTTTCACCGAAAAATCGCCTGATCCTGCACTAATAATCAGATTTGACCCTCCAGCTAGTAACATCGGCAAAAACAACCCCACCGGAATAATCATCAAATAAGATAACACGGGCAAAGCATATGAGGGGATGGGTAATTTTTGTAACCAATTAGGAATCATCATAGCTAATTCTTTATGAATTTTTCCAACTATCGCTAATATAATCCCCATCCCAATTAAATACCCGTAATAATGCATCGGGAAGAATTCCAATACATCAAAATATAAAACTGGATTAATCCCAAAGAAATAACTCGTAATATAATTAGCTGCAACAGTGGCTGAAAACGTGGTTAAAATTAATGAAGTAGATAATTTATGATGAACTTCTTCAATCATGAACATCATACCAGATACTGGGGTGTTAAAAATCGCAGCCAAGCCAGCTCCGGCACCTGCTGATAACATAATATTTTCTTGTGAACGATTGCCGCCAATTGCCTGATGTAAGCCTAACCCAACCATTCCTCCAATTTGAATAGCGGGGCCTTGGCGTCCTAACGCTAAACCAGATCCAATAGCTAATATCCCTCCCAAAAATTTTCGCCACAATACCGAAAACCAATCCAAGTGTATGACACCTTCTAGATGCCCTTCAACATCATGAACACCGGACCCTTTGATGTCGGGTTCGTCTTGAACGAGCTTGATCACAATCCCTGCCACAACAAGGCTTAATAGCACCCAAGGAATAATCCACCATGGATGTTCATTCATGTACTCATAGGCCCAAAATACAAACGTCAATGCATAATGCAGTCCCAAACGAAATAACGAAATAACAAATCCAACAATACTCCCAACTAACACACCACGCCATACAAATTGAATCTTCGACCAGTTAAGCTTTGACACAATGACACCTCTCCTTATAGACATTTCTTCATAATAGCTTAATGAGCTTGTTCATTATGGCTTGCTTGTTGGTTTACTTGATAAATATGTTCCAAGCTCAGCCATTAATTGATCCGAACTCGTCACAATCTTTCCTCGCTGCTTCACTAAGCCCACCGTATACAAGTTAATGTACGAAAATTGCGATTCCGCCACCTCATCGAGTGCGTCAATTTTAGCTTGATTACCGTGCGTGCCTTGGCGCATATCAGTATAAAGACCGAGAATGGGCTTTTTCATACCATAAAAGTATCCAATTTCTGCTGAAACGCCACTGTCCGGTGTGACCCCATCTAGCACAGCAATAATAAGATCCGCTTGCTCGAGATAGGCATTATCTCCTTGTGCGATCGTCACCGAATCAGCAAACCCAGACTTATCATTGATGGCTTCATTCTCTTGCGGTAAGTAAACGTCAACCGCCTCCCCGTACTGCTCGCGAATACGCTGAACTACATACGCATTATAACGTTGCTCCATCTCGGTAAATAACGGCGCTGCGAAGTAAATTAATTGACTCATTCTATCTTGCTCCTTCTATAAAAATATCCTCTTGCTACACATCATTATAGCAAGAGGATATAACTGATACAATATATTATTGATTATTCTTCATCATCTTCGGACGGTTTTTCATAGGTGATGATTGGATTCCGGTTCGCAGTTGTCTCATCTAGACGACGAACTGGTGTACGGTGTGGCGCTGTTTGGACCGTTTCTGGATCTTCAGCGGCTTCTTTAGCAATCTGAATCAATGTATTGGCAAAATCGTCCAATGTTTCTTTTGATTCGGTTTCGGTTGGCTCAATCATCATACATTCATCGACAATAAGCGGGAAGTAAACGGTCGGCGCATAATGGCCGAAGTCGAGTAGACGCTTCGTCATATCTTTCGTATTGACATTATGGGCTTTTTTCTGACGATTTCCACTGAGGACGAATTCGTGCTTACAATGGGCGTCGAATGGTGTATCGAAGTGTGGTGCCAGGAGTGCCTTCAAGTAGTTAGCATTCAAGACCGCATCTTCAGATACTTGCTTCAAGCCAGCCATACCATACGAACAGATATAGCTATATGCTCGAACGTTAACACCAAAGTTACCGAAGTATCCTTTTAAGCGGCCGATTGACGACTCACTGGAACGATCAATCACATATTGCTCCCCTTCTTTAAGCACACGTGGGTTCGGCAAGTATTTTTCCAACTTCTCGACGACACCAACGGGACCTGAACCTGGACCTCCACCTCCATGTGGGCCACTGAAGGTCTTGTGCAAGTTTAAGTGAACAATATCGAAGCCCATCTGTCTCGGTGTTGCTTTTCCTAAGATTGCATTGGCATTCGCTCCGTCATAGTAAAGCAACCCTCCCGCTTCGTGGACAATCGTTGTAATTTCACCGATATCTTTTTCGAAGATACCCACTGTATTTGGATTTGTTAACATTAAGCCCGCTGTGTCTGGACCCACTGCTGCTTTCAGTGCTTCTAAATCCACACGACCTTCTTCCGTTGATTTAATCTCTAGCACATCGTAACCACAGACAGCAGCCGTTGCTGGGTTGGTTCCGTGCGCTGAATCCGGAACTAAAATAGTCTTCCGTTGTTCCCCTTCACCACGCTCTTCATGATATTTCTTCACGATTAGAAGTCCGGTTAGCTCGCCTTGTGCGCCGGCAGCGGGTTGTGGCGTGATCGCATCCATACCAGTAACATCTTTTAGATACTCTTGTAAGTTATACGTTAGCTCCAGCGCACCTTGAACGGTCTTTGGATCTTGTAATGGATGAATATTCGCAAAACCATCATAACGCGCAATATCTTCATTAATTTTTGGATTGTACTTCATGGTACATGACCCAAGTGGATAAATACCGGTCTCAACCCCGAAGTTTTTATCCGCTAGGCCCGTGTAATGGCGCATCAATTGCAACTCAGAAACTTCCGGCAGCTCGGCTTTTTCTTTCCGAACCAATTCTTCCGGTAAGTCCGCTTGCAAATCGTAATCATCCACATCATTAGCCGGCAAACTATAAGCCGTCCGACCCGGGCTAGATATTTCAAAAATCAAGTCGTTATATACTACTGTTGACATTATTTAGCCACCTCCGCAAATTTCTCAACGAATGCATCGATTTCTTCTTTCGTTCTCTTCTCAGTGGCACACAATAAGACGGCTTCACTATCCTCAACATAATCAGAAACATCATAACCACCAATGAATCCTTCCTCGAATAAGGCATCATTGATCGCTTCCACTGGCTTCTTGACTTTCACGACAAATTCATTAAAGAATGGTCGCTCGTTGAAAATCTCAAAACCGGCTTCTTGCAACTGTTGCTTGAAGTAGTGCGATTTATTAATATTTTGCTGAGCCATCTCGACAAGTCCTTCTTTACCCATCGCCGACATAAAGACACCGGATGCTAGGGCAAATAAGGCTTGGTTGGAACTATAATTACTGGTTGCTTTCTCACGACGGATGTGTTGCTCACGCGTCTGAAGCGTCATCACAAAGCCACGATCGCCATTCTCATCGACAGTCTGTCCGACCATACGTCCTGGCATCTTACGCATTAATTTCTTCGTCACCGTCATGAAGCCTGCGTGAGGCCCACCGAATGACATATTAAGCCCAAGCGGTTGCATATCTCCAACCACAATATCGGCTCCTAATTTGCCTGGTGCTTCTAACTTCGCCAAGGCCAGTGGGTTAGCCACAACAATCAGTAAAGCT
Coding sequences:
- a CDS encoding ClC family H(+)/Cl(-) exchange transporter; the protein is MSKLNWSKIQFVWRGVLVGSIVGFVISLFRLGLHYALTFVFWAYEYMNEHPWWIIPWVLLSLVVAGIVIKLVQDEPDIKGSGVHDVEGHLEGVIHLDWFSVLWRKFLGGILAIGSGLALGRQGPAIQIGGMVGLGLHQAIGGNRSQENIMLSAGAGAGLAAIFNTPVSGMMFMIEEVHHKLSTSLILTTFSATVAANYITSYFFGINPVLYFDVLEFFPMHYYGYLIGMGIILAIVGKIHKELAMMIPNWLQKLPIPSYALPVLSYLMIIPVGLFLPMLLAGGSNLIISAGSGDFSVKILLALALARFILMHASYDTGVPGGGFTPVLALGALLGGAFGTVLISQGYVEEVFLKSFVVYAMGGFLTSFTKAPLTAVFLMMELTGSITHLMPLAVVGLCTYTVLEILNSDSFYRMTLLKKISQMPSALVGAIESFEVVVNRNSALDQQATDELDMPTGSQIVKISRHMKEFIPRTSTVLQANDILYIQADSEMIHQTMEYIQQLNNYHVKK
- a CDS encoding nucleoside 2-deoxyribosyltransferase, with translation MSQLIYFAAPLFTEMEQRYNAYVVQRIREQYGEAVDVYLPQENEAINDKSGFADSVTIAQGDNAYLEQADLIIAVLDGVTPDSGVSAEIGYFYGMKKPILGLYTDMRQGTHGNQAKIDALDEVAESQFSYINLYTVGLVKQRGKIVTSSDQLMAELGTYLSSKPTSKP
- the gcvPB gene encoding aminomethyl-transferring glycine dehydrogenase subunit GcvPB, giving the protein MSTVVYNDLIFEISSPGRTAYSLPANDVDDYDLQADLPEELVRKEKAELPEVSELQLMRHYTGLADKNFGVETGIYPLGSCTMKYNPKINEDIARYDGFANIHPLQDPKTVQGALELTYNLQEYLKDVTGMDAITPQPAAGAQGELTGLLIVKKYHEERGEGEQRKTILVPDSAHGTNPATAAVCGYDVLEIKSTEEGRVDLEALKAAVGPDTAGLMLTNPNTVGIFEKDIGEITTIVHEAGGLLYYDGANANAILGKATPRQMGFDIVHLNLHKTFSGPHGGGGPGSGPVGVVEKLEKYLPNPRVLKEGEQYVIDRSSESSIGRLKGYFGNFGVNVRAYSYICSYGMAGLKQVSEDAVLNANYLKALLAPHFDTPFDAHCKHEFVLSGNRQKKAHNVNTKDMTKRLLDFGHYAPTVYFPLIVDECMMIEPTETESKETLDDFANTLIQIAKEAAEDPETVQTAPHRTPVRRLDETTANRNPIITYEKPSEDDEE